The segment AGTTGGTGTCATCGACATCTTATGAACCCTCCTCCCGCATCTCGGCGAATTTAGATTTAAGCACTTCTTTCTCCATACTATAGATTGTGTTAATTCCCTTGTACGCTAAATCTAGCCCTTGTTTAAACTCTTCTGGTGTCATATGACCGTTTAACTGAATTAATGTTATTTGACCCAAAGATGGCATCATGGCAACCGGCATGTCCGCCTCGCCCCACATATCTTCAGGCTCATTCAAATCCAATACAACCACTCCGTCTGCTTTTCCAACAGCTACGGCAGCTATTGCATCTCTTACTGGTATTCCAGCGTCTATTATAGCCAAAGAAGCAGCCATTAAAGATGCTAATCGTGTACCCGCGTCTGCCTGAATAACTTCCATAAATACATCTATTGAAGACCTTGGGAACTGTTCAACAAGTACAGACGATTCTAACGCTTCGCGAATAACCTTCGAGAGTTCTATCTCTCTTCTACTAGGAACTGGACTTTTCCTCTCGTCAGTAGAAAACGGAGTCATATGATATCTTACTCTTAAAGTAGCTCTATTAGGTAAGGCTAAATGTCTAGGATGCATCTCTCTAGGGCCATATACCGCGGCAATTATTTTGGTGTTTCCTACCTCAACTAATGACGATCCATCCGCATTTTTTAGAACGCCAATTTCCATCTTCATTGGCCTTAGTTCGTCCGGTCTTCTTCCATCAAGCCTTCTTCCATCATCAAGTATTAGTTTGGGCTTCTGAACTTGTAACACTCTTATCACCTAAAGATTCTTTTATAAGTTTTTTAATTCTATCAGTCAGACCCTTTGTGTGAGACTCCTGCTCAATTGTCCTGATTGCGGTTATTAGTATTTTTTCTTTCTCTATAGAAGGACAATTTGCCCATACCCTCCCGTTTTGGGCCACTATCAGATCGCATCCAGTTTCAGTACTCAGTGTGTCCATCATGCTCCTGCCCTTTCCCACTATCCTAGGAACTTTTACTGGAAGCACATCTATTACCGTCCCTGTAGATACCCTACCAAGTCCTTTACCTTTTACTGAAAGGGTTGGATCGCTTGTCCTATCAAAGCTCTCTAATTTTGCTATAACGAAGTCACCAACATCTATGTATCTCCTTAGATCTTCACCTACATTCGCTGGTCTCCCTAATAACGAGGCCGCTGGTAGGTAAGCCGAATAGGGAGCTTTTATATCCACAATCCAACCATATTGCTCTACATCTTTTACCAGAGCTATTACTGTATCACCTATCCGCGGATAATAGTGAGAGCCCTCTAGCGGTATAACTTCAAATACTGGCTCTTTTATTTCCAAAATACCTACAACAGAAGCAAAATATTTATTGCTTTGCTTGATTATGTAAGGGGACCAAGGTATCTGAAAATTCCCTTCTGCTATTAAATCCCCAGGTACAACTATCGACTTATCTTGCAGATATATTTTATTCTCACCCGACATTTCACTTCACTTGGATAACTCTAACTTCTACTTCTCCTTTAGTTATAGAATTTAACTTATCGATAATGTCTTGCTGAGCTCCTGCTGGTATCTCTATCTCTGCAACTAGTGTACCGTCATTAAGCCAAACCGTTTTTTTGACACTACCTAACGAGCTTAAACTCTGTTTAGCCTTGCCAGAATATTTCTGAGGAATCTTAACCTCCAGGATGGCTCTTGCAACCTTAATTGGTATCACTTTCGTGAGCTCGTGTATGATCTGAAGAGCCTGAGCTTCTATATCTTTGTTCATGTCAATTTGAATCCTTGCCTGTTCCATAGCCATTTCAAGTCTAGCCGGAGGAATAGGCAGGTTAGTCTTAGGATCTATAGCATTTCTGTGAATAAAATCTATTATTTGCCTTCTTTTGGTCTCTAGGAGTTCCTTTCTTTGTTCAGCAGTAACAGGAATTTCTCCTTTGAGGATAATCTCTTTCGAAACTGTTTCAAAGTCAGTAGTGCCGAACACTTTCTTTAGAGAAGCTGGAGATGCCTTAAGCCCTTTCTTAACATCCTTATAGATTGTGTCTGAAACAACTATATCAGATAAAGAAATGCCTTTTCCTTCTCTAAGCTGCATTGCCTCTTTAGGTTTCACAAGAATCTCGAATCTTTCTCCATGAGATTCGAACTTCGCTATAACATAATCCTTTGGTCCCATATATTTTAATCACCATACTTTATATCTTTTGAATGTAACTAGACCTCTCTTCTGTCCCCATCTTCCTAAATTGGCCATCTTTTGTGGCAAAACCTATTTCTACATTATTTGGGCTCAGCTTCTCCCCTGGCTTAAGCGTAGCCTTTAATGCGTTTAGAGCTAAGAGAATGGTATCTTCAACGGTCAGGTCCTCTTTATAGTTCTTTTCTAGATAATCAGTTGCATTATATCCTCCCTGTCCTATCGCTACGGCCTGATATGGCATGAATTGGCCGCTAGGTTCGGTCATGAAAAGTTTAGTAACCCCTTTATCTACCCCTCCTACTATAAGGGCTACACCAAACGGTCTAACTCCACCATGTTGAGTGTACATTTGTTTAACGTCTGATATTAGCTTAGTCAAGTAGTCTATACTGATAGGTTCGTCATAAACTAATCTGTGCTGTAGAGATGAGTTCCTGGCATAATCTATAAGTATCCTACCGTCTGAGGCTAGTCCCGCAAAACTGCAGCCTACATGATCATCAAGCAGAAATACCTTTTCTATACTATCAACGTCTAATAGCTGTGAAGCTTTTTTCTTCTCTCCTAGGATAACCACAGCGTTTCTAGTTTTCACTCCTAATGTAGTCCATCCCTTCTTTACTGCCTCAAAGGCGTAGTCTACTTGGTACAGAGACCCGTCGGGCGAAAATATTGTTATTGCCCTATCATAACCCATTGCGGCTGGTCCAAAAGCCATATATCATCAATTTATACGATACCTAGAAGCTAATAAAAGTGTCATAATCAGATCGTCGCAGGGTTCATCATAGCGCAGTCTGGAGCGGCGTCATCATCTAGAACGTATGAGGCTCTTAGCCTTTTTTAAACTTCCGGTAGTTTTGTAAGGTATTAGGAGAGTTTCAACTCCATTTATTGATTTCACAAAAGGTAACGAAGCTATGACCATTTTGTATCCTATCCTATTAGTGGATATTATGCCCATCATGTTATGAGGATCAAAAAAAATCACATGTGGTGAAGATAAATCAAGCCACATTTTTCCTCCTAAGTATGAGACACCGTCCTTTATGGATTCCTCTATTGCTTGAGGAGATATATCCTGTTTATTTGATATCAATCTAAATATAATATATCTCTTTTTATTTTTCGATAACTTATATCTTCTATTCAGATCAATCTGAAAAGATTTATTTTTTAATTTTAAAATTAAAATAAATGTTATTATAGATAACCATAATATAATTATTATATTAAGATATGTCTGATACAATATTAAACAGCTCCATTGGATATCGACTAATCCAGACGATCGCCCTCGAGGATGACGCACCGTGAATCAATAAATAATTAAATAAGCTTAGCGGAGGCCAAACGTCTGAAATAGTTGATGCGCAGGATGAAAATACAATCTTTATATTATTATATCCCCACTCTATACTTCTTCTTATCAATTCGGAAGAAGATTCGTTTAATCTAATCTCAATAAACTTATTTTTAATTTTTATTAAATGTAAGAGATTTTTTTTCAAAAGATGATAATTGGTTCTATCCAAGCTTATTCCATGTATTCTATAGTCGTTTAAGGCTTTGACTAAATTTTCCCTTGATGAAGGCTTGAAAAACAGTATTTCGTTGGTTGAAGTCGTAGAAGGGTTACTCACACCACTGTAAAAAGTCCTTCTTATTCTAATGTCTTCTCCAGCTTCCGAAGCTGCGGAGTACTCTAACACAAACTTGCTAAAACCCAAGCCTTTCATTACGTCAATCAGTCGGTTGTTACGTATACAGGTTTCCACTAGCAATTTGCCTCAGGACCTCCCTAAATTTTGCTATATCGTCTTTGAGACTTATAGTGATCTTTATTACATCCTCTCCGTCTTTAAGTACAACTCTATTTCTTGATATCAGTTCCTGTTTATCAATCCTTAGGTATATCCTATTCCCCTGAGATCTGCTTTCCAGTGTTGATAGTAAGAAAACTATATCTCCCTTATCAAGTTTTGAGATTATTCTTTCAGTTACTGCTGTAGCTTGTTTACCTTCGAGCTCTACTCTATAAGTAAGTATAGGATCGCCGTAATGACCAGTCACCTTAGTTTCGATCACGTTTAGTCCTTCAATATTACCTAAAAGCGAGTTCAACGATTGAACTACTTTCTGTTCACTTTCAGTAGAATAAGAGAAAATCGAAGCGACTAACTTATTGACTTTCATTGTGTCTACTTGCCTGGAATTCTATCATAACTCTGCAATCTATAGTACTTACTTGCTTCGTGTCTTCTCTTTTGTTCTCTCTCCTTCCTTTTCTTCACTATTTTTTGATGTTGTGTCCCTCTTAGCCCACGTGATTTTAGCAAACCTCTAGTTCTTCTACCCGCAGAGGTTAAACCCCTAAACACTCTCCTAGTGTTTGCAGGGTCCTTTAACCACTTGAATCTGGGATCGGAACTAATAACTGGATTATTTGGATCGACCAGTATTATCTCGAAATATTTGTATTTACCGTCCTCCGCAACATAATAACTTCCCAAAACCTCTAGGTTTGGAAATTTTCTGGCCGCTTTCTCCTCAGCGATGAACTGTAAACTTTTGGCTGGCGAATATCCATAAACGCCCATCCTTTTAGGACGTCTTCCGCTATTTGGCCTTTGTTTGTCAAGCCCACCCTTCTCTACTTTTACCCTCGCTATAACGATACCTTGTTTCGCTTTATAACCTATGGCTCTAGCTCTATATAACCTTGTAGGCTTTTCTATTCGCGTAACCGTGTTCTGATTTCTCCATTCAATAAGCCTCTGCCTCATTATAGTTTTCTTCCAATCCTCACTGGACCACGTCTTCTCCATCAAGGAATAAGCTGAAGCCACCATAAAACCTCTCCTATAGAGCTAATGTCAACGGCTTAAAAAACTGAGCGGTACCTTATTATTGAAGATAATAAAATGATAACTATCGGTCTCATTGGTAAAACCAACGTAGGGAAAAGCACTTTCTTTTCGTCCGCTACATTAATTGATGTAGAAATCTCTAACAGACCGTTTGTTACTATAGAACCTAACGTTGGAGTAGCTTACGTACGTAAAGAATGTGCACATACTAAGCTTGGAGTGAGGTGCAATCCAAGGAACTCAATTTGTATAGGCGATTATAGATTCATTCCTGTTAAACTGGTTGATGTAGCTGGACTTATTCCAGGAGCTCACGAAGGAAAAGGTTTAGGTAATAAATTCCTTGACGATTTAAGAAAAGCCGACGTTCTAATTCATGTAGTTGATGCTAGCGGTTCCACTGATGAAGAGGGACGTCAAGTATCTCCCGGCACAAGAGACCCTGAAGAGGACATAAAATTCGTTGAGAATGAGATAGATGAATGGTTTTATTCAATTATAAGTAAAGAATGGGATAAATTTGCCAGAACAACGGACCTTAGTAGTAAAGACGTACCTGAGTCGCTTCTAACCAAAATATCTGGATTGTCGGTGAACAGGAAACAGATAATTAAGGCATTGAAAACTACAGGACTAGATGGTAAAAAACTCCTTCTATGGAAAGATGAAGACATTAGATCTTTCAGCTCCGCTTTACGCCGTATATCTAAACCTATTGTTATAGCAGCAAACAAGGCTGATATGCCTACAGCAAAAGAAAATATCAATAGACTAAAAGCCAAATATCCTTTTGTAATACCTGTTAGCGCAGAATCAGAGCTAGCGCTTAGAAGAGCAGCAAAAACTGGTCTAATTGACTATATCCCGGGAGACTCTAGCTTCAAGGTGAAAGGGACTATAGATAAGAAAAGAGAAAAAGCTCTAGAATTCATAAGAGATACTGTTCTTAACGTGTATGGAAACACGGGGGTCCAGCAGGCTCTAAATGATGCAGTGTTCGGTGCACTCAACATGATTCATGTCTATCCCGTAGAAGACGAAAGGAGATACACGAATAGGGATGGTGACGTCTTGCCAGATGTATTGCTTCTAGAAAATGGATCTACACCAAGAGACATGGCTTTCTTGATACATACCGACTTAGGTAAAGGGTTCCTGTACGCCATTGAAGCAAAAACCAAAATGAGGATTGGAGAGGACTACATTTTAAAAGATGGAGACGTAATTAAAATTGTATCGACTTTATCTAGAGGCTAGAAACTGGTAGACTAAAACGGGTTTACTATTAAAACCTAAAGAATTTAGGGTAAGCACTCATCTTAGTCCAAAGAATTCTCCTCTTCTAACATCTCTGTTCACAACCGCACCTGGGTAGATTCTAGCGTAAGAACCTATCTTCACACCCGGTAGAATTGACACATTAATTCCTGTCCTAACATGTGCTCCTATTATTGCTCCTAATTTCTTTCTTCCGCTATTTAACCTTTTTTCCTTGATATTAACGTATATATCTCTCTCATCAAATCTCAAATTCGCTATTAAAGTTCCCGCGCCAAAGTTAACATCCTCGGCTATTACACTGTCCCCAACATAGCTAAGATGAGGTATCTTTGTATTCTCCATGATTACTGACTCTTTTACTTCAACAAAGGATCCAATCTTAGAGTTACTGCCTATAACGGTGTAAGGCCTTATATATGCGTTCGGTCCTATAGAAGAATTCTTCCCTATATAGACTGGACCCTCGATAACGCTTCCATGTCTAACTATACTTCCTTCCTCTATAACTACTTCTCCTTTAATCATTACGTTACTCTCAATATTCCCCATTACACTACCATGAATACCGTTTAGCTCAGTCTTGTTCACCTCAATTATATCCCAGGGTCTACCCACGTCCTTCCAGACTGCGGAGGTCCTTACTACCTTCACTTTATTTCGTCTTGAGAAGTTAGTTAAAGCGTCTGTAAGCTCATATTCCCCTCTAGAAGAAATCTGCAGTTTATCTACAAATTCAAAAAAGTCTGGTGTGACTTTAAATATTCCTCCGTTAATTAGATTCGATGGAGGAGACTGACTCTTTTCTATTATTCCACGTAGGTAACCACCCTCGTCTATCATCAGCGAGCCATATTCTCCAGGATTAGGTACTTCAGCTCCTAATATCGCGCTTTCCTCCTGAGTTATGACGGCTTCTATCGATTCTTTTGTTGTATATATATCGCCATATATTATTAAAATGTCATCAGAGAACTTAGGAACGTAGAACAGTGCTCCTCCCGTACCTTTTCTCTCTCCTTGTTTTACGAAACGAACATTGTTAAGCTTATAGAAGAAGGCCTCATAACTCTTTTCTAGCTGATCTGGGATTATAACATAAATATCAGGATTTTGTAATAATTCCCTTACAAACCTCAACGTTCTTTCGATTAACGTCTCGCCTAAAATTGGAATGAAGGGTTTAGGTCTGGTATCAGTTATCGGTTCTAGTCTCTCTCCCTTACCCGCTGCTAGCAGCACTACTTTCAACTGTTTGTGTAACCTCCTTCTCTGACTCCTTGATTAATGGCACTAAGAGAACCTTAGATTTCTCTATCTCAGCTTTCCTTAACGGGGCTATTTTCTTCGCTTCATTAAAAATGTTATTTGCTAGGTTCCCGAAAATCATTTCCTGTATGAATTCATCGAACGTCTTTCCTTCAGCAGACTTCTTGACTACGTCCTCCATGATCTTCCTTATCACTGTAGCCTGATCCCTGTGGATCCTGTATGCGGTGAGCGCAAGCGTCTTTATCCTTAAAGTGTAACCGTCTTTCGTTGTGATATCAATGACCTTATTTATTTTAGAGCTTTTCCTCCTAACTAAGGATCTGATGTAATCTCTGGACAACTCATGACCAGCAAATTGTGTAAATAGCCTCTCTCCTTCATTTCTGTATATCTTAAAGTATATATGAACATAAACCGTACTAAAATCGCCTGTTAAATCGTAGAGAGTGGTTTCCACTTTTCTTCCAATGGCCTGTGAAACTTCAAATGCAGGCGTTGAGCCTAACGATACCTCACCGAAAATTTTCGGTGAGTAAATAGAGAACCATTTCTTCATTCTCCACTTATCCTTAATTTGACCTGTACCGCTTTTGCCGCTTGATCTAGATGACATTAATCAACATGTGTAGGAAAAGAGTATAAAAACTCATTCTTGAGTGTGAAGGATCCTCATATATACTTTCCTGAGGAATCTAACGACTGCCCTACCTTCTTCCTCATCTCTAATACCTCTAAATAAAGATCTTTTAGTTGCAACGTACATAGCATCGTCTCCATCCGATCTCCTTACATCATTATAGATGAGTTTTACATATTTATCTATAAATCCTAAAGTTTCTGATGATACATTCATATCGTTGCTTATCCTATTCTCGTTCACCTTGCTTTTCCAAAGTTCGTAAAGTATTATACTCACGGCATGTGACAAGTTTAAAACTGGATAGTCTCTATTTGCTGGAATAAAAACCATTATATCGGTCATAGCTATTTCTTCCCTAGTCAGACCTACGCTCTCTCTTCCAAAAACTAACCCAACTTGCCTTCTTCCGATAAGACTTGAAATTTCCCAAGGTGCCATAGACTTTCTAAGCATGTCTCCTTTGGAATCTGCAATACTAGACGTGGAGATTTTCAGATCCAGATCTTCTATGGCGTCTTCTAGTTTATCAACTACTTTAGCTCTTTCTAAGAATGTGTTGCCTTTTGCCGAAAATTGCTTCGCCTTATCTAGATCGCATTTGGGATTAACAATGTATAGCTGATCAACGTCAAAGTTTTTACATAGTCTAGCTATAAACCCTACGTTGTACTCTCCTTCAGGTTCTACCAATATAACTCTTATCAATCACCTTCACCGCCTTTAATATCTCGAATCCGACTACGATCTCTTTGACTTTGTCTACTTCCAAGCTCCTCTCCTCGAGGATTTTAAATAACTTTTCCTCATCTGTGAAGCTAGAGTAAACAAAATAATACTTCCTAGATCTTGTCAGAAGCAAAAGTCTATTCAATTGTTCTAGTCCACCTATTCCTCCAGACCAACTATATCCAATCCAACTTGAAGTCTCTGATACCGGAAGATACGGAGGATTAAATATGACACTGTCAAACGCTACGTCTCTTAAACAGGTAGTTAGGTCACAGTTTAACACGTCTATATCGATGTTATTTAGCCTAGCTGAACATTGGGTTACTAAAGAGGCAAAAGGATTTATATCTACTGATATTACCCTAGCACCTAAAGAATGTGCTACGATACCTAAGATACCTGATCCAGACCCTACGTCCAATACGCTCTCACCTTTTTCCAAATCGAGAATTGACGCCAAGAGCTCAGAATCCTCAGCTGGCTCGTATACGTTATCGTCTAAGCATAGCTTATACCCAAGGTAGCTAAAATATCTATAACCATCCATGGTTTAAAATCCCTCAATCTTTTGTCACTCGATGAGTTTAGCCCACACAACTTAGCTATATTATTTAAGGATTTATTTCTATATTTGCTAATACACGCTATTACGTCTGTTACCTTTTGATCGTACTGCCTAGATCTTTTTAGAGATACTAGTGCTGAGAAAATTCTAGGGGCGGGCCTAAATGAGGAAGGCGGTATAACAAACAATTTATTTATTTCAAAATAATAATTCAGTATAAAAGATATGAACGTTGGGTAGTCAATTACCTTATTAACAAAATCCTCTTGAAGTATCAACAGTAACCTTGAAATTCCATTGATTTTAATTATCTCCATAAAAAAGTCATAGGTAATGGAATAGGGTAAAGAGGAGATAATTTGCCCACGTAAAACGGGAAGTTTCCTAGCATCACCCTGAATCGGATTGTAATTTTTGAGAAAAGATAACAATCTCTGATCAATTTCAATACATAAATCAGGCGATACGACTTCTGAGAGATTACCCTTACCACATCCTATTTCAATTAGAGGTCGTTCTGTAGAAATATTATCAGAAATCTTTCTTATAACGTCTTTATCTACAAGGAAGTTCTGAGAATAATTCATTCGTGTCTTATCCTTTCTAGGTAACCTATATATTTCTGTTCTTGGTTTCTCTTTTCGGTCTCTGTAGGGTAGACAAATAGAAAGTATTTATCTTCACGCTTTATTTCGAGTAATATTCTTTTCTTTAATATCTCTTTTACTCCCTTAATCCCTACTCTATCTTCTATGTCCTTATAACTTGTAAAGGGACTCTTCTTCCTCTCTTCAAGGATTATTCTAAGGGTCTTTTTACCTATGTCAGGGAGTAACTCCAGCGCATGAAGCTTTAGAGTTAAGGCCTCCGCCTTATTAAAGAAGTTCACGAATTGATGTTCCTTCTCTGTGATTATTTTTTCTATTATCTTGGCAAGATTGTCTCTGGCTAGCGAGGTTAGATCTTCATACCCTATTAGGACGTCAACTCTCAGAAGAGGAGGCTCATGATCTCTATCTATCTTTTCCTCGAGCTGGATTTTATCGGTTAGAGGAAAAGCTTCCATAAGTATAAAGAAATCTTCTCCTAACAATTGAAGTAGTGGCTTATTTTTGTGCCATGAGTGCCTATCTAGAGGATTTCCATCTCTAAGGTAATCCAGTACGTAGACATATTGCTCTCTCGGTCCCTTCTTGCTCATAGTGCCACAGGTAAGCTTATGTAATTAAGATTATTAAAGACAATCAGGCCGATTTATATTTCTTTACTAATCGTACTATATTATCTATATCTTCCTGAGAAAAGGTCTTATTCTCTATAACTAAGATAGCTCTAAGCTCGTCTGGAGTTTCAGGGCATATACTACTTATCATTGCCCTTACTTCTTTCTTACTAACTAAGGGCTTGAGTTCTTCCATAAGTTGTTTGGCATTTTCCGAAGAACACTTCTCAATAGAATTGAGATATTCGAAAGTTTTCTGAAGTATTGAAGATGACCCTGCCTCTATTGCTTCCTTCAGGATCTCTTTAGCTACAGAATAAGGAACATAATCCTCTTCAATTATCTGAAATGAAGACATTTTGAAAAACCACTCTACGACTTAATTTCGACCAGATGTTCTGGCCTAACTATGAGTACCTTTTCTTTCTCTCCTAGAGAGACTTTTACTTCGTAAGCCTTACCTCTCTTCTTCAGAATAGCCCCTACTTTTCCTTGATACCTCCTATGAGGCATTCCACTATGAGTCGAGGAGTTGATTTTGATTATAACTTTTTGTCCTTCTTGGAAATCATCCATTAGTCTACCAAGAGAAGGAACTGCCCCCTTTTCTCTAGGCGATTTTTTTAGAAGCTTTCTGCTTCTAGTTCTATTCCCCCTAGAATGCGAGACCATGAGAAACACTGAGAAACAGAGGAAATGCTAATAAATTAAATTTTCGGATAAACCTTTAAGCACTGGCTACAAAACATAACATGCGGGGGTGCCCGAGCATGGTCAAAGGGGGCGGACTTAAGATCACTATAGGAGATCCGCTGGAGTAGTCCTGCGCGGGTTCAAATCCCG is part of the Metallosphaera cuprina Ar-4 genome and harbors:
- a CDS encoding DNA-directed RNA polymerase subunit F, with the protein product MSSFQIIEEDYVPYSVAKEILKEAIEAGSSSILQKTFEYLNSIEKCSSENAKQLMEELKPLVSKKEVRAMISSICPETPDELRAILVIENKTFSQEDIDNIVRLVKKYKSA
- a CDS encoding 50S ribosomal protein L21e, translating into MVSHSRGNRTRSRKLLKKSPREKGAVPSLGRLMDDFQEGQKVIIKINSSTHSGMPHRRYQGKVGAILKKRGKAYEVKVSLGEKEKVLIVRPEHLVEIKS